Genomic segment of Nostoc sp. GT001:
CATGGCGAAAATAAACATACCATTTCAAATGGTGCAAGAGCTTGGATTATAATTCTTTTGATTTTTGACTTCCGCCTTCCGGTACTAGTAAATAATAGATAAATAACGGTTATGAATACACATGTACAAAATAAGGATTCGCCAAGCAATTCTTCATGCTTTAAATCTAGAAGAGGAAGAGGTGAAGAGATTCAGTGAGTTACTGTATCAATCCCCTGTGTCCTCACCGCCAAAATCCCGACGACGTTGAAAATTGTCTCTCTTGTGGGACTTCACTACTGATTAACAACCGTATCCGTCTAATAAAACCATTAAAAGCCCTTACTGATAACCCGTACAACTACTTTGATGTTTTTGAAGTAGATGACGCTGGTACTAGGTGGCATCCAGTTCGTGAACAACGAGTCATGAAAGTTCTGAAATGGAATACACCTAAGCTTACAGAGTTAATCGAGCGGGAATCTCTCACTTTGCAACTCATTCGACACCCAAAAATTCCTCGTAGCACCTTAGAAGACTATTTTACTGTTGTTCCAAACGATAGTCTTCTAACACTACATTGCTTAATTATGAACAAATTTGAGGGACAGAACCTAGAGGAATGGATAGAATTTAATGGGAGAATCTCACAATCTCTAGCACTGGAATGGCTTAAACAGTTAGTTGAAATCCTTGATACAGTACACCGCTCTAATTTTTTTCATCGTGATATTAAACCTTCTAATATAGTTCTTCAGCCAAATAGTCAACTCGCATTAGTTGATTTTGGTACTGCACGGCGAGTTACTGACACCTACTTAGCTAAAGTTAGTGGAAGTGGGGGAACCAGTACAGGCAGAGGAGGGGTATATGAAATTACAGCTGTCGTCACACCTCGCTATACCCCTTTAGAGCAAGTAAATGGACAAGCTGTACCCCAATCAGATTTTTATGCTTTAGGGCGAACCTTTGTGCATTTAGTCACGGGCACTTCATTGATGCGTTTGCCAACAGATAAAAACACAGGAAATCTAATTTGGAGATATAAAGCAGAGCAGATTGACAAACCATTTGCTGATTTTATCGAAGAATTAATGGCTCCCTTACCAGGGCAACGTCCACAAACGACTAGAGTAATTTTGCAGCGATTGGAGAGCTTACCACTTAAATCAAAGCTTCACCGTGTAATAACATCGAAGCCATTTCAAATTGGCGCGGGTGTTTTCGGGGCTTTAAGTTTGCTTGGCTTGTTCTATGTATCACTTCCTATTATAGCTAATTATTATCTAGCTCAAGGAAAAAAAGCTCAA
This window contains:
- a CDS encoding protein kinase family protein, with the translated sequence MSYCINPLCPHRQNPDDVENCLSCGTSLLINNRIRLIKPLKALTDNPYNYFDVFEVDDAGTRWHPVREQRVMKVLKWNTPKLTELIERESLTLQLIRHPKIPRSTLEDYFTVVPNDSLLTLHCLIMNKFEGQNLEEWIEFNGRISQSLALEWLKQLVEILDTVHRSNFFHRDIKPSNIVLQPNSQLALVDFGTARRVTDTYLAKVSGSGGTSTGRGGVYEITAVVTPRYTPLEQVNGQAVPQSDFYALGRTFVHLVTGTSLMRLPTDKNTGNLIWRYKAEQIDKPFADFIEELMAPLPGQRPQTTRVILQRLESLPLKSKLHRVITSKPFQIGAGVFGALSLLGLFYVSLPIIANYYLAQGKKAQQENRLVDAQNDFNQAIKYNSNLASSISKFYFEQADRRGNTLEASRKYYELAINFNPKYEDAYTNLALICQEILDNNCIKTTYETLFRLNPKSWLGHYTLGSFYDERTEYTLAEEQYNLAIKNNSQAVAAINNLSRLKNITGDYNTAVSLALDGLQKTKDPESQATLYKNLGWAKLGQKKYSESKQYLEKATDLDSKRTDAYCLLAQVYEALGEINHARISWEVCLVAESNQLEVQKWRKQVLKRLLGDIVPGSSP